The segment tataagaaaacagaatcttatttttcctgtgtgtggGTGGTTTCTCCCTTAATCTCAGCAATAATTTTATAAATCGCCTGTGCTGGCATTACCAGCAGTTCCCACGCACCTTGTGACTGAACTGAACGCAGGACAAAACCAAGTGGCAAACCCTCTATGCCACtattttattaacacaaataaaaatgtccttttccttatttcttcaacACTTTTTCCCCTCAGGAGATTTCccgtctcttttttttcttttttgttttttattttattttatatttatattttggtagATTTTCTGAGCTGTTCGTCGTAATGAAAAGCGGTGCTATCGCCAGTCCAACTTCCTGTTTCCTCTCTATCTCCTCTTGGCTGATAAATGGCAATGTGTGTTTTTACCGTAGGAGCGCAGAGTAGCCGCTCTCCAAGAACTCGTTCGACTCCTGAGACCTGGCGGGAAGGCGCTCGTTTATGTCTGGGCAATGGAACAAGAATATAATAAGAAGAAATCCAAGTATCTTAGAGAAAACAGAATGagccaggggaaggaggaggaggtcagCAGCGATACGCCAGGCCCAGAGTTGCTTGTGGAGCAAGTGCCTGACACAGGCCATAAGGAGCCAGCCTGTCGAATGCCCTCCGTCAGTGTCTTCCAGGAGGGAGGGCGGAATTCAAGGGAAGTTACTAATTCCAAGCTCCCCGTTCACACTAATAGGACTTCTTTTCATTCTCAAGACGTACTGGTTCCCTGGCACCTTAAGGGCAACCCTGGGAAAGACAAACCTGCTGAGCCGTTTGGTCCGGGAGGATCCCATGACCCAAGTCCTGTGTTTCATCGTTTCTACCACGTGTTCCGTGAGGGGGAGCTGGAAGCCGCCTGCCAGACTCTGAGTAACGTCCGCGTCCTGCGAAGCTACTACGATCAGGGGAACTGGTGTGTGATTCTTGAGAAGGTCTGACGTCTCTGAACATACACACCGGAAAGAAAggctcagctttattttttaaaggactctaaatttactgtctttttaaagagaaaatgtgtgggaaagaatcaaagaaaggAGAACGCCTGAGAGAAAATTGGAAGTAGAGATTAGTTAGGACACATTTGGGCTACTAGTATGGCCATTTTATCCATAAATGTGGGAACGGTTCTCTTAAATAGGGA is part of the Panthera uncia isolate 11264 unplaced genomic scaffold, Puncia_PCG_1.0 HiC_scaffold_2637, whole genome shotgun sequence genome and harbors:
- the LOC125917867 gene encoding alkylated DNA repair protein alkB homolog 8-like, yielding GCEIRCFCLLQIGCDRSQSLVDICRERHFQAFLCDALAVPIRGGACDACVSIAVIHHFATAERRVAALQELVRLLRPGGKALVYVWAMEQEYNKKKSKYLRENRMSQGKEEEVSSDTPGPELLVEQVPDTGHKEPACRMPSVSVFQEGGRNSREVTNSKLPVHTNRTSFHSQDVLVPWHLKGNPGKDKPAEPFGPGGSHDPSPVFHRFYHVFREGELEAACQTLSNVRVLRSYYDQGNWCVILEKV